In Chitinophagaceae bacterium, the genomic window TGGCAGGTATTAAGTATAATTTTACCGAAAAAGTATTTGCAGCTGGTCAACTTGGCTTGATGTTTAGCACTGCTAGCGGTGGTGGATCTGCATTTACATATTCTCCAGGCGTTGGCTACCAAATTAGCTCTAATATAAGCGCATTGGTAAAATACACAGGATGGAGTAAAAATAGCGTAAATGGCAGCATGGTAGGCCTGCGTTTAGCTTATTCTTTCTAATTTTAATATGAGTAATTTAATTGAGCGCCCCTTTTGGGGCGCTTTTTTTATGGCATTTATTAACAAGTGTGCAAAATATAAATTTTTATATATAAATTACAATATTAATATTTGTATTATTAAATTTATTCTTAATCAAAACCGAAACAAATGAAAAAGAAAATCTTTGTACTGGTATTGTTGATTATGTACTTTACCATTACTGTAATTGCCCAAACGGATAAGGGAAACTGGCTTTTAGGAGGTAGCGCTGGTTTCAGTTCATCTAAGCAAGGAGAAGGAAAAGCTACCTCTATTAATTTTTCGCCAAACGCCGGCTATTTTTTTATTAATAACCTTGCTGGCGGTATTTCCTTTGATCTTTCAAACTATAAGGTTAAGGGTAGCGATGGATCTACAACCGATTTAAGTATAGGGCCATTTTTGAGGTATTATTTTTTAAAACTTGCTCAAAGAGCAATGCTCTTTGGCGAAGGCAGTTTTGGATTTGGGTCTTATAAAACTACCGGCACTTATGGCTCTACAGAAAAATTTACCAGCTGGATGTTGGCGGCTGGCCCGGCATTTTTTTTAAATGAACATACAGCATTAGAACTTGCATTGTATTATAATTCACTTAAATATAAAGGAGATTCGGATGCACTGGGAACAATAGGCTTTTTGGTTGGCTTTCAAATACATTTGAATTGCAAGAAAAATAAGGCAAAATAATTTACAGCAAATCAATTATTTAAACTTGCGGCCCACAGGGGCTGCATTTTTTTATTATAAACTAAAGTGAGCAATAAAATTTAGTAAATTTTATTGCTGTGGTGTGGGTTTTAAAAATGATATTTTTAATTAAATGATTGATTATTAATAATTAAGAATAAAAAAATGCAATAAATCAGTTAACTTCTATTTGATTAAAAAACCTTTAATAAAAATAAAAAAAATCATACCTTTGCGCCGCTAAATGCTACGGTAAAGTAAATGGAGCCGCACAATTTAGCTTTTCATGAGAGCTTAAACAAACCATATTGCCCCGTTTTGCTCCAATTTATTTGGGGTGAATTTATATTTAAAGGGGTTTTCAATAAAGATTTACAGTACAAGAGTGCGACGCCAATGAAGCTTAATAGCATTGCAAAAGCCGGGCTCAAAACATTTAAAATTTATAATTCATAATTCTTAATTAAATAAAAATGGCTGATTTAAAATTTCAGAGAAACTTTGGTATTGCCGCTCATATTGATGCCGGTAAAACCACTACTACAGAGCGTATCCTGCGTTACACTGGTATGATCCACAAAATTGGTGAAGTACACGATGGCGCTGCTACTACCGACTGGATGGAGCAGGAAAAAGAAAGAGGGATTACGATTACTTCGGCAGCCGTAAGTTGCAAATGGAATTTCCCTACCGAAAAAGGTAAGGCAACCCCAGGTACCAAAGAATACGCTTTTAATATTATTGATACACCGGGCCACGTGGATTTTACCGTAGAGGTAGAACGATCCATGCGTGTGCTTGATGGATTGATTGCTTTATTTTCGGCAGTTGATGGGGTAGAACCACAATCGGAAACCGTATGGCGCCAGGCCAACCGTTACCATGTACCCCGTATTGGCTTTGTAAATAAAATGGACCGTGCCGGTGCCGATTTTTTAAATGTGGTAAAGCAAGTAAGAGAAATGCTGGGCTCTAAAGCGGTTCCTTTACAAATTCCTATAGGCGCAGAAGACAACTTTAAAGGTGTGGTTGACCTTATTAAAATGAAAGGGATTATATGGCATGCCGAAACCGAAGGAATGACTTTTGATGAAATTGAGATACCCGCCGATTTGCTGGAAGAAGCAAAACAATTGCGTGCAGAATTAGTAGAAGCCGTTGCTGAATATGACGACCATTTAATGGAGAAGTTTTTTGATAACCCCGATACGATTTCTGAAGATGAAATACATGCGGCAATACGCAAAGCAACTATTGATTTGAGCATTGTACCCATGATGTGTGGTTCATCTTTTAAAAACAAAGGTGTGCAAACAGCACTTGATGCCGTATGCCGATACCTGCCCAGCCCTGTAGATATTGAAGCGGTGAAAGGAACCGACCCGGATACTGGTGCAGAATTATTGCGTAAGCCCGATGCAAAAGAACCCTTTGCCGCTTTGGCTTTTAAAATTATGACCGATCCGTTTGTGGGCCGTTTGGCGTTTTTTAGGTGTTATAGCGGCCACTTAGATGCTGGTTCTTATGTGTTGAACGTAAGAAGCGGTAAGAAGGAACGCATCAGCCGCATTATGAAAATGTTTGCCAATAAGCAAAACCCTGTAGATTTTATTGAAGCAGGTGATATTGGTGCAGCAGTTGGTTTTAAAGAAATTAAAACCGGTGATACTTTATGCGATGAAGACCATCCAATTACTTTGGAAAACATGTTTATTCCTGAGCCGGTTATTGCGATTGCAATTGAACCAAAAACACAGGCAGACGTGGATAAAATGGGTATGGCCATTGCCAAACTTGTGGAAGAAGATCCTACACTTCGTGTAAATACCGATGAAGATACAGGCCAAACCATTTTGCGTGGAATGGGTGAACTTCACCTGGAAATTATACTTGACCGTATGAAGAGAGAGTTTAAAGTAGAAGTAAACCAGGGCGCACCGCAGGTGGCATATAAAGAAGCCTTTACCAAAGCAATTGAACACAGGGAAATATTGAAGAAACAAACCGGTGGCCGGGGTAAATTTGCCGACATTATTTTTGAAATTGGCCCTGCAGATGCAGAATGGCTTAAAGAAAACGAAGGCAAACATTTCCAATTTGTAAACGACCTTTTTGGTGGATCAATTCCAAAAGAGTTTGTACCGGCAATTAATAAAGGTTTTGAAACCTCAATGACTACGGGTGTGTTGGCTGCTTATCCCATGGAAAGTATGAAAATACGGGTGTATGATGGTAGCTACCATGATGTGGATTCTGACGCTATGAGTTTTGAATTGTGCGCCAAATCCGGTTTTCGTGAAGCCGGCCGCAAAGCAAAACCTGTATTACTGGAACCTATTATGAAAGTAGAAGTGCTTACACCGGACCAATACATGGGTGATGTAACTGGCGACCTTAACCGCCGCCGTGGAATGCTGGAAGGTATGGACAGCCGCAATAACCTGCAGGTTATTAAAGCTAAAGTTCCCCTGAGCGAAATGTTTGGATATGTAACACAGTTGCGTTCATTGTCATCTGGCCGTGCTACTTCTACAATGGAGTTCAGCCATTACCATCCTGCTCCAAATAATATTGCAGAAGAAGTAATAGCCAAGCAAAAAGGCAAGCAAAGCATAGAAAGCTAATTAGTAAAATTCAGTTAAATGATATGCCCTGCTAAAATAAAGCAGGGTTTTTTTTGCGTTTGTTTAAACAATATCGCAGAACGATGTTAATAAAGGAAGCATTTTGTTTAACTTTTTTTTATCTAACAGTTCAAAACTATTGCTGCAAATATTTCATCTTATATACACTTGAACTGCTAAACGGCCGTTGCTAACCTTTTATTTGTGCCCTTAAACTGGTAATTTCTACCTTCTTTTAAATACGGCCCGTTTAGAAAGACCTGCTACGTTTAAAACGGGCAGGTTTTTTTTATTGAGCATATATAGTATGGGTATGGTGGAAAAATATTGAGAGTAAGATGTGAATTAGTTACATTTATGAAGGCCGAAAATATAATAAGTACGCAGCATAATGTGGTACAATAGCTATTCTATATAGCTATCTTTATGCAAAAGTTGTATTTTTTTTATGAACACTAAAAGCATAAACTTACTCAATGCTGGTTTAATTATACTTTCCCTATTGCTTGCGTATAAAATACCTTTTGAACTTTTTCTGTTTTCTTATGCTGTATTGGGCCCGCTTCATTACCTTACCGAAATAAACTGGCTTAATGAAAGAAATTATTTTGTACGTAAAAAAAAATATGTAATTGTATTGATGGTATTGGCGGCACTGGTTGCATTGCCTTTTGTATTGCGTTTGCCATTTTTGGCAGCGTTAAGGCAAACTTTCGCTGGCAGCAAGGTTGCACATTATTCGCAAACGGTAAATGTTTACATTGTTTTCGTTTCCCTCATCTTTTCTATTGGGCTTATTTATTTTAAAAAATGGCAACAGGTATCGCTGTTTTTTATTTCGGCGGCTATTTTTAGTTTTTTAGTTATAAAATTCCTGCCTGTTTATGCAATGGTTGTAGCCATGTTTATTCCTACAGTTGTGCATGTGTATTTGTTTACATTGCTGTTTATGGTTTATGGCGCCATGAACGAGAAAAGCGCTTACGCCTGGCTGGGCATTGTTTTGCTGGTATTGAGCCCTTTTGTTATTATACTGTTGCCTTTAGATGCAGAAAAATATTTGATAAGCAATCATGTGAAATCTACTTTTATGTACAATAATTTTAACCGGGTAAAAAACAGTATTGCAGGTATTTTACAGTTACAGGAAACCAATGGAAAGTTTAATTTGGTTTCTGTTGCGGGTATTAAATTACAGGTGTTTCTTGCATTTGCCTATACGTATCATTACCTCAATTGGTTTTCCAAAACTTCTATCATTGGCTGGGGCAAAAATATACAGGCCAAAAAATGGGTTGTTATTATAGTGCTTTGGGCGCTTTCTGTAGGCTTATATTATTATGACTACCGCACCGGGCTGCTGGCATTATTTTTTTTAAGCTTGTTGCATGTGTTCCTTGAGTTTCCGCTCAATATTATTTCGGTGAAAGGGATTTTTGCAAAGTTGTTTATGAAAAAAGGGAATCTATAAATTAAAACCTTCTTTTTTCATTTCTGCCCGCTCTTGCTTCGTCGCTGGGTTTTTTAAATCCGCCATCTGCTTCATTCATGCGTATGGTACGGTTGTTATGGCGTTTGCCGTCAAGCGATTTTATCATTTTGCCAGCATTGGCATTATCTACTTCTACCCAGGTATTCATTTCCCTTAGATCTATTTTACCCAGTACATCTTTTTTTAGGTTGCTTTCATCTAAAATAAATTGTAAAAAGCTGGCTTTATAAAAACCATCTTTGGTGCCCAGGTTTATAAATAACCTTGTATATCCATTATCCCTTCTGTTAAAACTTCCCCTTTCCCTGCGGCCACCTTGCATGCGGGCTTCTGGCTGCGAACCCCTGCCTGAATCCCTTGCATTCAGGTCGTCGGCGTTTTCATAGTATTTTAAAAAATGGTTGAATTCAAGGGCTGCCACTCTTTGCAATACTTCTTCCTTGCTTACATTTTCAAATTTCTTGATTAAGTCGGGCAAAAAAGTTTCGTAATCGCCGTTGGAAATATCTGCATTGCTGAGGGTATCCATAAAATGGAAAAATTGTTTACGGCAAACTTCTTTGCCTGATGGGATATCCAGCCTGTGAAATTGTTTATTGATAAGCCTTTCCAGCGATTTTATTTTGTACTGCTCACGGCTATGGCAAATGGAAACACAGATGCCGCTTTTGCCGGCCCTTGCCGTTCTTCCGCTACGGTGTGTGTACACTTCTAAATCGTCTGGCAATTCATAATTAATTACATGGGTTATGCCATCTACATCAATTCCCCTGGCCGCCACATCTGTCGCAATAAGCAATTGTAGAGATTTGCTGCGGAACCTGCCCATTACTTTATCTCTTTGCTGCTGTGTAAGATCGCCATGCAGGGCTTCAATATCGTACCCGCTTTTGGCCAGTTTTTCGGCAATTTCCTGTGCATCTGCCTTGGTACGGGTAAAAATGATGCCGTACATTCCCGGGTTAAAATCTATAAGCCGTTTTAATGTTTCATAACGGTGATGCGCCTGGGTAATAAAATATTGATGGTCTATATTTACGTTGCCGCTGTTTGCCTTGCCCACGGTAATTTCTTTGGGTGAGGTCATGTAATTTTTAGAAATAGCACGTACTTCCGGCGGCATAGTTGCGCTAAACAACCAGGTACTTTCTCTTATTACGGTATTTTTTAAAACAAAATCTATATCGTCTCTAAAGCCCATGTTCAGCATTTCGTCGGCTTC contains:
- the fusA gene encoding elongation factor G, whose amino-acid sequence is MADLKFQRNFGIAAHIDAGKTTTTERILRYTGMIHKIGEVHDGAATTDWMEQEKERGITITSAAVSCKWNFPTEKGKATPGTKEYAFNIIDTPGHVDFTVEVERSMRVLDGLIALFSAVDGVEPQSETVWRQANRYHVPRIGFVNKMDRAGADFLNVVKQVREMLGSKAVPLQIPIGAEDNFKGVVDLIKMKGIIWHAETEGMTFDEIEIPADLLEEAKQLRAELVEAVAEYDDHLMEKFFDNPDTISEDEIHAAIRKATIDLSIVPMMCGSSFKNKGVQTALDAVCRYLPSPVDIEAVKGTDPDTGAELLRKPDAKEPFAALAFKIMTDPFVGRLAFFRCYSGHLDAGSYVLNVRSGKKERISRIMKMFANKQNPVDFIEAGDIGAAVGFKEIKTGDTLCDEDHPITLENMFIPEPVIAIAIEPKTQADVDKMGMAIAKLVEEDPTLRVNTDEDTGQTILRGMGELHLEIILDRMKREFKVEVNQGAPQVAYKEAFTKAIEHREILKKQTGGRGKFADIIFEIGPADAEWLKENEGKHFQFVNDLFGGSIPKEFVPAINKGFETSMTTGVLAAYPMESMKIRVYDGSYHDVDSDAMSFELCAKSGFREAGRKAKPVLLEPIMKVEVLTPDQYMGDVTGDLNRRRGMLEGMDSRNNLQVIKAKVPLSEMFGYVTQLRSLSSGRATSTMEFSHYHPAPNNIAEEVIAKQKGKQSIES
- a CDS encoding DEAD/DEAH box helicase, which produces MNSFESLGLNEQIIKSITELGFTSPTPIQEKAIPVLLSGTKDFVGLAQTGTGKTAAFGLPLLQLINISDKFPQALIVCPTRELCLQITNDLSTYSKHIRGVYTEAVYGGASITMQVRNLKKGVQIVVATPGRLIDLIERKAIDLGKVKYVVLDEADEMLNMGFRDDIDFVLKNTVIRESTWLFSATMPPEVRAISKNYMTSPKEITVGKANSGNVNIDHQYFITQAHHRYETLKRLIDFNPGMYGIIFTRTKADAQEIAEKLAKSGYDIEALHGDLTQQQRDKVMGRFRSKSLQLLIATDVAARGIDVDGITHVINYELPDDLEVYTHRSGRTARAGKSGICVSICHSREQYKIKSLERLINKQFHRLDIPSGKEVCRKQFFHFMDTLSNADISNGDYETFLPDLIKKFENVSKEEVLQRVAALEFNHFLKYYENADDLNARDSGRGSQPEARMQGGRRERGSFNRRDNGYTRLFINLGTKDGFYKASFLQFILDESNLKKDVLGKIDLREMNTWVEVDNANAGKMIKSLDGKRHNNRTIRMNEADGGFKKPSDEARAGRNEKRRF
- a CDS encoding porin family protein, producing the protein MKKKIFVLVLLIMYFTITVIAQTDKGNWLLGGSAGFSSSKQGEGKATSINFSPNAGYFFINNLAGGISFDLSNYKVKGSDGSTTDLSIGPFLRYYFLKLAQRAMLFGEGSFGFGSYKTTGTYGSTEKFTSWMLAAGPAFFLNEHTALELALYYNSLKYKGDSDALGTIGFLVGFQIHLNCKKNKAK